The following is a genomic window from Sedimenticola thiotaurini.
GAGAGCCGCGTTGTGAAAGCGAATCTGTTTTCGCGTAAAACCACCGCCAAATAACGCCGGAAAATAGAGCTGGCTTGCCTGCGCCTCGGCATTGCCACTGTCACCCGACTTGACTTCCTTTATCAGCGCGAGCAGCTTGCTCCCTTCCTTGGTCCTGCCCATGTGTTGTAGGACCAATGCCTGGTTCCTGATCTTTTGCTTTACAATTGAACGCCACAACTGTTTCCGTTGGGGCAAACTCATGGCCAGTTGCATCTTCATGGCCTTCAGTGCGCGACTGTGTGGCAGATAGGGAATTAAAACCCCATTTGGGTGGTGGTTTAAGCCGACGGTTATGACGGCGATCTGCCTTTCAGCGCATGCCGAGAGCAGTTGCGCACTCAGGGTGATTTGTGGGCAATCGATAAGAAGAACCGCAATATCTTCCAGCGGGATGCTGACCTCACCATCATCCTGCACCACCTTCAACGCCCCATGCCTGAGCTTAAGGTAGGATGGGCGGCTGATCATCACGCTTCGCCAGGCCATTCTGCTACTTTCCGGCCCGTAAAGGTTTCCGGGTTTCGTGGACTACCCGGTACAAGTTACCTAGTAAGTCCACGTGATATTTCTCCACACTGTGGGCGGTTTTTATCCCGATACTGCGCATCAGGCCGTTTTTGCCAACCGAACGGTTGCGATCATGCGCCCAAATATGGATGGCGCCGGTGGATATATCGAGGCCGGCATAATAACCTTCGCATGGCGCCTCGTGTGGTTTAACTACCACCGATACCCAGTCGTTGGGATAGAGACTGAATAAAAAGCTGAAACTATCATCAATATCTATCCATCCATCTTTTCCCCGTGCAACGGCCTTATTTGGTAGTTCATTTCTTGCCGCGTCTGAGACGTAAACAGGTACGGCAAAATACCGCTCTTTTTTAGTAAAAATATCGACTCGCACCATATTGCCGTTATTGGCAATCCCGCCGCGAACCGGAATGCCACTTTTTTGTACTGTGAATAGTTTGACACTGCGGACTACAGGTGCGGTGGATTTATTATTACCGGGTTTATACAGCGGTTCCTTGAAAGCTTTTTTGCCATCATCACCATGTTCGGTTAAACGCTGTGAAATGGCTTGGATCAGCTGGTGGTTACGCGGATCCTCATAACCCACGATGTTGGGTATATCTTTCAGTTTCAGTTTTTCCAAGGGTGTCTTGACGGTACTTCTATTCTCGCCAAGATACTTTGCAGATCGGATGGTCTCTTGGTGTGCTGCACCAAGCCCGCGCCGAGTCGGGGCTCGTGAGACCCGTATCGGTTTTACTTGTTTCAGCCTCTCATCCGTGTAGTAGGCGAGGTTTTTCAGTTGTTGGGCCGGGTCAGGTGATAACCAGGCCAGCAGTTCACGGCGAAAGTCGGTCCAGGGTTGAGGAAAGTGATCGTCGAGTTTGCGAAGGGCGTTTATATCGATTATTTCCCCAGTTTCCGGATCAAAATGATGGCCCCGTGCGTACTGTAATTCCCCTCTGCGGGAGTAGTCTGCCAGCCGTTTCACCATGGCGTGACTACAGGCTGCCACAACAGCTGCATCAAGGGCATGGTGTAGATCGCCATTTTCACGAACTTTGATCAAGCCCCATCGAGCACGTAGATAGGCAGTTAACTGGCCTGATACTACAACGCAACGCTGATTCGGTTTGTTCAGCTTTAAGTGGGTTTCGACCATGCGTTTGAATTCACGGGCGATGTAACGGGTGTCGGTAAGATGCCGCTCGCGGAATTCAGTAGCAGCCTGTGCAGCAAAATCTTTGCGCAACAGGTTACGTTGTTTGCTTGCTCGATAGCTCTTGTTGCTGTTAACCCATGCCACAAAATTTCGCCACTGTGCGCTGTTACTCGCCCCGTCGAGATATTCATAGGGTGTCTGGTTTCCTTTGTTTCGGTTCTCGGTAGTGAGCGTTAACACTTTATTGTTCATGCCGTCATTAAAACTACGCGAGTAGGGCAGTGCGTGATCAATCTCTACGTAGCCATCTTCAAAAAGACGATTGATGTCTAACGGCTTCAGACTGTATGCGCATTTTCCACTCTGTTCGCGGTAAAGGCGCCACTTGGTAAGTTGTAAACCTTTTGGGGTAAAGCCAAAGTTTTCCTGGAAAGTTTCAATGTCCCTGGCCTTGTCTTTCTGATATTTCTCCTGGTCTTTCTCTATTTTGCGTCGTTCGTCAAATGGTTTGTTCAGATCGCGAGCCAGCTCAATATGCACCGCGTCAGGTGGACCGTATTCCCGGACAATAGCATTGACCAGTTTTCTCGCTTGGTTAAGGGCCCTGGAGACCACCGGGTTGGCAATTGACTGTTTGCTAAAGCGGGGGATATAGGGCGTTTTGCTTGGTTGTGGTAAGTGGCTGTGATGGGAATAACCTGCCAGCTTTACCGCTTCGTCATACCGGTGGCCGATCTCCATATGGGGTATGATTTTGCGTAATGCCTTGATGGATAGTCGGACAAATTCACTAAAAGACTCATTCAGTACAGCTTCTATAACGGAGGCCTCAACGCCTTTCTCGATGAGCCACTGTTTTGCCTCTTTATCCTCTTTAAATACAGTCAAGGCGTAGGTAATGTTGTCCAGTTTTTCCGGGTTCTGGCTGTCACGCTGCCACTCCAGATTTAACCCCGCTTTTTTATAGACATTACGCAGTGCGTGGAATGCTTTGGCCTCGAAGAAGACTCTATTTTCCGGACTTTTTCCATTGTCCTGGGCGGGGTGATAATGCAGACCGACGAATCGTATGTTGTCGGGAAGTTCCAGGATTTTACGAACCTGCTTGTAGGTCAGTTTACTCTGGCTAAATGGCTTTGATAGGAGTGCCTGGCGTTCGGATTCGTTCAGGGGGCGTGTTTCCCCCGATCCGCTTACGCGTAAGTTGTTCAGTTTCGTCAGCCAGATAAAACGTTCTGCAGTGTAACTTGCCTTTGGAGCCCTGAACTCATCCGGTTCTAAAGTACAATGCCCCACCATTTTTAACAGGTTTGTTCCCGATAGTGCGGGGCGTCTCTGCATCAACAGCGTGTGAACAGCATCTTCCAGTTCCGGTGTGGCATAGGGGTTGCCGAGTTCCCGTTGACGGGAAAAAAGTAAGTGAAGCTCATCTTCAAGATCGTGGCGCGAGAAAGTATGGTTGTACGCACCTTTTTTGTTCCGCTTTGCCTCTCTGAAAGCCTCATGACGGGCGGCTAACTCACCCATGGTGCGTAACCCCGACTGTTTCAGTAACGCCTGGTTCTGGTTGACTCCGCTAAGCATTTGGCCCGCTTTTTCGTCAGTTTTCACCTCACTTTTTCGATTTGAATGGAAGCCGCGATGTTTGACGATATGGTATAGAACTGTGGTCCACTCGGCGGATGTAAGTTGTCGATCTAGCCCTTGGGCGCGTAGTTCCCAGGGGGACTGGCCACTGATAAAAGTGGATGTGTCGGTGTCCGGAATCAGGTTGTGGCGCTTGAATAACCGACGCAAGCGCAGTAGACGATGGGCTCGCCGTTGCAGCCGCCGTCTGGTGAGACGAGCATCCCTGCGTATCTTGTTGAGTGGCTCGCCCTCTTTTGCTGTTTCAGCCCGGTCAAATGTGCGCACATGGAGCCCAATAATATGCTGTTGCCCTAACAGGGCGGCTCCAACGGATGCAATTCCAATATCGAGACCGAGGGTATAGGCTTGTTGTGGCTTGGCGGATTTAGGCATGGTCTTCCTTCTCGGCTTATTATTGTGTATTCTTTATGGCGTTGTGGTTATCCGGGGTGAGAGCCGTTACTACAATAAGGTCTTTAAATAGAACCGAACCCGACCCGACCTCTGCTGCTTGCATGTCGGGTTTTTATATTCTGGAAATTAGTGTGTTTTCCATAGCCCTTTATCGTCCGGTGGGCTGGTTCATTAATGAGAGTACTAAACTTCAATTAAGATTAAAACGCCTAGTCCAGGTTGCGATTTTAATACTCCTTAAGCCATCCTCTGTTTGTTCCGTCTTTTCCCCTGGCTACTTGCTTATCTCTTTAGTTCCTCTATGATGTGTCTAGACTCTATAAATAGTTAATTATTTCAATAACTTATATAGGTATAAATAGAATATTGCATCTGAGGTTCAGGTTATGCAGTCAGGTCCGCGCGAGATCGAAACCCCGTTCCGCCCCATTCCGCTGGAAGTACCGGAGGGGATGAAGCCGAACGAATTTTTCAACAGCACCGAAAACCTCAACGACTTGGTGCACAACAACGGCCTGCTGGTGAATCCGGAGAACCTGCTGCTCTACCGCAAGGCGCTGGGTCACAGTAACGAATTTGATGCGTCGATCATCTACAACACCTCCAATTTGATTCTCGATCCGCTGGGGCGGCCGGTGCGCCGCACCCAGGTGCCGGACCGGGTGAAGCATGTCTGGAACCGGATGAACCAGGTGGTGATTGCCTACATGCTGGAGCAGTACCCCGATCCGGACGAGGCGCTGATCCTGGCGGGAGAGGCGAGCCTGGACGCCACCTGGCCCCTTACCTCGCCCGGCGTGCCCAGCATCCGCATGCTGCACAACCACTTCATCGTGTTCGACAAACGGCAGTTGCGCCAGGCGCCCATGGCCGATCCGGACAACCCGAACCTGACTGATGGCGGTCAGCACAGCCTGTTCCAGGCCTATATGAATGATGTCTACCGGGAGTTTTTCTCCCAGCTGGATCTGCATATCCTCCGCCCGGTCACGGATGGCAGCTGCCGGCTTGAGTTGACCGGCTATCCCCAGGGCCTGCCCAGTTGGGAGGTGCAGGGGGGTGTGGAGATCCTGAAAAGCATCCGCTTCTGGCGCGAGTATGATGCCATTCTGATGGGCTTTATCGATTTTTACCGCACCTTCTTTACTCAGGTCTCGACGCGTAATGCGCCGATTCCCAAGGACGCTTACTTCCCTGAGCAGATCGAGAATACCCTGCTGTATAACAACGACTTTCTCAGAGTTGCCAAGAAAGTGCGGGACCAGTGTGTACAGGATGCCAAGTATGCCAATGCCATCCGCTGGCAGCCGGCCTTTAAACAGCTGCTCTACCGGGATGACAGTGGTCGTCTGATCGTCACCATCAGCCAGAACTCGATCGGTAATGCCATTACCGAGCTACTGGGTGTGGTGGTGAGACGGGTTCCCGATGCCGAAGCCTATGAAGCGAAAGAGCCGCAGTTGATCGAGCGTTTGCTGGAAGTGCGCCGCCGCCTGGTGGAGGCGGACCTGGGCGAGGCGCTCAGCACACCTTATTGGGGGGCTGAATAAGGTCCTGAGTCTGCGTCCGTTACCCATCAACGTAGATAAACAGCCTTATAATCAAGGTGGTAGTAAGGCGATCCTTTCGCCGGGTGCTATTGAGCGAGGTCATGATTTTTACAGGTAGGGGTTTTACTCTGTCGATGGATTGTTACTATGAATAGCCGCGGCGAGAAGAAACTACACTTCGATTATGGATTATCTACGCAAGGTCTACCAACTGAATATCAGTCTCCTGGGAGTGGTGCCGGAGGTGTGGCGGCAGGTGCGGGTTGCCGATAGTGATACGCTCGCTTCCCTGCATGAGACCCTGCAGGTCGCCATGGGCTGGACCAATATTCATATGCACATGTTTATCAAGGGGCAGGAGAAGTACGGCGTCCCGGACGACCAGTTTCCCGATGATACCCATAATGAACAGCAGGTCCGTTTGCGCCAGGTACTGAAAAAGCCAGGTGACAGCCTGCTCTATATCTATGATTTCGGCGATGCCTGGGAGCACCGGGTCGTGCTGGAGGAGGTACTGCCCTACGACCTGTCCCAGCGCCTGCCGACCTGCTCGGGGGGCGCGCGGGCCTGCCCGCCTGAGGATGTGGGTGGCCCGCCCGGTTACGACGAGTTTCTGGAAGCCATTGTGGACCGCTCCCATCCCGAGCATGATTACATGGTGCGCTGGATCGGTGGCGAGTTCTCCCCTGAATTGTTCGATATCAATCTCACCAACCAGCTGTTGCGGGAGAATCATCTCCACATCGTCTGATGCACTTCCTCAGTGCACGGTGGGGATACGTTTGAGTGGTTCTATCAGGCTCTCCAGACCGTTGATCTTGATCTCCAGGGTGAGGGCCATCAGCTGCCCCAGCTCCCCTTCCGGAAAGCCCCGATTGGCAAACCAGATCAGATAGGCCTCCGGCAGGTCGATCAGGGCGGTTCCCTGGTACTTGCCAAACGGCATCTTCAGCTTGGCCAGTTTGACGAGCTGCTGCTTGTCGAACATGGTGGGGGAGGAGTCGTGATGGTCTGATCCGGACAAGACTACTTTTTTCGGGTCAGGGGTTTGTGGCCCGCTTCACGGGGGCTGCTGTCACCGGGATTACTGCTCGGTTTACGGCGTTTGCCGATATTTTTCCGATCCCGCAGCCGCTGCTTGGGTTTTCTGGCGCCGCTCTTTGCCGGCTTGTCGGTTGCCGTTTTCTTTTTGCCGCCGGCGGCCTTGCCCGATGTCTTGAGTCTTTTCGGGCCCCGGTACTTTCCGGCAATCTCCTTGATCAGGCGCCGTTCGAACTCATGCTTCAGGTAGCGCTCGATACCGCTCATCAGGTTCCACTCCTGATGGCTGACCAGGGAGATCGCCAGTCCCGGTTGTCCGGCCCGACCGGTGCGCCCGATCCGGTGCACATAATCCTTGCCGCTGCGGGCCATATCGAAGTTGATAACCAGATCCACACCCTTGATGTCCAGGCCCCGGGCGGCCACGTCGGTGGCCACCAGCACCTTGATGGTTCCCTGTCGCAGCAGGGCCATGATCTGATTACGCTCATCCTGCCCCATGTCACCGTGGAGAACCCCGGCCCGCACCCCCTGTTTGCGCAGTTCCGGGCCCAGGGCGTCGGCCTGCAGCCGGGTGTTGGTAAACACCAGCGCCTTGTCAAACGTCTCATGCAGCAGCAGCCAGGCGAGTTGCCGCTGTTTGTGCAGCTTGTCATCGGACGGGATGATCTGCTGGGTGATGTTCTGATGCCGGTCGCGCACGGTATTCAGACTGATGCTGACCGGATCACGCAGCAGTGTGTCGGTGATCGCTTTCAGACCGCGGTGACTCAGGGTGGCGGAGAACAGCAGGGTCTGGCGGGCCGGATTACATTGGCTGGTAATGTTGAGCACATCCTCGCTGAATCCCATGTCCAGCATGCGGTCCGCCTCATCCAGGATCAGTACCTCCAGGTCGCGGAAATCGGGGGTGCCCTGTTCCAGATGCTCCAGCAAGCGGCCCGGTGTGGCCACTATCATCTCCGGGTTCTTGCGAAACAGGGCGCGCTGGTACTTGAATGACTCTCCGCCGGTGATCAGTCCGATCTGCAGGCGGGTACCCTTGATCAGTTTCTGGCCCTGCTTGAGGATCTGGTGACCCAGTTCCCGGGTCGGTACCAGTATGAGCACCCGGGTGCCACTCTCCGGTGCCGAGGTGTTCAGCAGATGGTGCAGGGTCGGCAGCAGGAAGGCGAAGGTCTTGCCGCTGCCGGTTTCGGCGCTGGCGATCAGATCCTGCCGTTCCAGTGCCACCGGTATCGCCTGCTGCTGGATCGGGGTGGCCTGGTTCAGTCCCAGGTCGTCGAGCGTCTGGAGCAGTCGGGGATGGAGTGGGAAACTGGATAACAACGGAATCACCTTGGTAGCGAGAGAACAAAACTGCCCACTATTGTAATCCATTGCCGCCGGAATAGTGGTATAAATCACGTCGCTCGCCGCCCGGCAGTTGTATGCGATAATCCGCCGCTGACAGTCAGTGGTGAGCTCTTTTCCAGCCGGGATGACGTGGTGAAGCAATACGATGTAACAATTATCGGAGCCGGTGCCGCCGGCCTGATGTGCGCGGCCACGGCGGCGCAACGGGGCCGTGATGTGCTGCTGCTGGACAACAGCCGCAAAGTGGGCAAGAAGATACTCATGTCCGGTGGCGGGCGCTGCAACTTCACCAATCTCTATGTGGGGCCGGATAACTACGTCTGCCACAATCCCCATTTCTGCAAGTCGGCACTCAGCCGTTACACCCAGTGGGATTTCATAGCCCTGGTGGAGCGGTACGGGATCGCCTATCACGAACGGGATCATGGCCAGCTGTTTTGTGACGACTCTTCCCGGCAGATTCTCAACATGCTGCTGGCGGAGTGTAACCAGGCCGGTGTTACCCTGCGTGCCGGTTGCGAGGTGCTCTCGATCAGTTACGATGAGCAGTACCACCTGACCACCAGTGAGGGTGAGTTCTGTTCTCCATCCCTGGTGGTGGCGACCGGTGGACTCTCCATTCCCACCATGGGATCGAGTGGGTTCGGTTATGCCATTGCCCGCCAGTTCGGTCTGAATGTGTTGCCGCAGCGGGCCGGCCTGGTGCCGTTCACTTTCAGTGACCGTATGAAGGTCTTGACCGAACGCCTGGCCGGGATCTCCCTGCCGGTGAGCATGAGCACTGCTGATCGCTCCTTTACCGAGCAGCTGCTGTTCACCCACCGGGGCCTGAGTGGCCCGGTTGCCCTGCAACTCTCCAACTACTGGCAGGCAGGGGAGCCGATAAGGCTGGATCTGCTCCCCGATCTGACGGCTGATCACTGGTTGCTGGAGCTGAAAAAGGCCCATCCCAGGGGATTGCTGAAAAATCTGCTGGCAAAGCGGCTGGCCAAAAAACTGGTAATAGAATGGATCCGTTTGGAGTGGCCTGAGTGGGAGGAACGACCTATGGCGGAGATCCCGGATCGGGTGCTGGGTCAGATCGGTGAGCAGTTGAACGGCTGGAAACTGAAACCGGCCGGTACTGAAGGTTACCGGACGGCGGAGGTGACCCTGGGGGGTGTGGATACCGATGAGCTCTCTTCAAAAACCATGGCGTGCAGACACCAGCCCGGGCTCTTCTTTATCGGTGAAGTGGTGGATGTGACCGGGCATCTGGGTGGGTTCAATTTCCAATGGGCCTGGTCTTCCGGCTATACCGCCGGCCAGTTTGCCTGACTTCCGATTCCCGGCTAACGTTGATTCTGCGGATTTAACCGGTCGAAGATGGTCTCGATGGAACGGGTGGGGGTCGGACGGTTGAGCTGGTTGAGCATTCTGATCAGCCGTTCGTGCCGGGGCTGTACCGAGAGTCCCTGGGAGATTTGACGCCGGGCTGCCAGGGTGCGTCCCCGGTTAATATTGGCCTGGGCCAGATCGGCATAACGGTTGGCAATTTTCACCATCCCCCGGCGCGCCTCAGCGTTGTCCGGGTCCTTTTTCAGCACCGCATTGTAGTAGAAACGGGCACTGTTCCCCTCGGGATAGCTGAGACGATCCGATGCCAGCCGTTGCCCGGCCTTCTCCAGTAACTGTTTGATCTCAGGATCGACCGGCTGCGGTTCAGGTTCCGGCTGCGGTTCAGGTTCTACCGGGGTCGCCAGCTCCGATAGCTGCTCTGCCTGTTCCTCGCTTTCGGTCGGGGATTCCCCTGAGTCGGGAGGCTCTGCCTGGATGTCGGCGGGGGCTACCACCGCGACCGGTTGCATAGCTGTGGCAGGCACTTCCAGCACGGTTTCCGGGGGGGCTGCCGGTGTCTCAGCGGTGCGCTGGCCCAGCACCAGTCCCAGTCCGGCCAGCAGGGTCAGTCCGGCCAGGCCGCCATAGGCCAGTCCGTTCAACCGGCGGCGCCGGGTAGTCTGGGGGGATGGTGTCCGGGGCTGCGCCGGTTCGGCAGAGTTGGCTTTTTCCGCCTTTAACCGACTGCGCACAGCCTGCAGATTCATCAGCAGTTCGACGCCGTTCTGGAAGCGATCTTCCGGCTTCTTGGCCAGCAACTTCTCCAGTAGTGGTTGCAGTTCGGCGAACTGCTCCGGCAGTTTCGGAATCGGGTGCTGAATATGGGCCATCAGGGTGGCGGCAAAACTGTCTGCGGTATAGGGTTTCCGACCGGTAAGCATCTCGTAAAGGATAATGCCCAGGCTGTAGAGATCGGAACGGCCATCCACCCGGCGGATGCCCTGGGCCAGCTCAGGGCTGAGATAGTGCGGGCTGCCCATCACGGTGCCGGTGACGGTGAGATCATTGTCGGTCTGGATCAGCTTGGCGATGCCAAAATCGGTCAGCACCGGAGTGCCGTCGTTGCGGAACAGGATGTTGGACGGTTTGATATCCCGGTGTATCACACCCTCCCCATGCACATAGGCAAGGCAACTGGCCAGCCGGCTCAATATCTTCAGTGCCTGGGACGGTTTCAGTCCCTGCATTATGCGGGCTTTCAGGTCACCGCCTGGCAGGTACTCCATGGCGATATAGT
Proteins encoded in this region:
- the cas1 gene encoding type II CRISPR-associated endonuclease Cas1: MAWRSVMISRPSYLKLRHGALKVVQDDGEVSIPLEDIAVLLIDCPQITLSAQLLSACAERQIAVITVGLNHHPNGVLIPYLPHSRALKAMKMQLAMSLPQRKQLWRSIVKQKIRNQALVLQHMGRTKEGSKLLALIKEVKSGDSGNAEAQASQLYFPALFGGGFTRKQIRFHNAALNYGYAIIRAALARNLVCYGFIAAFGLHHRNEQNSFNLADDLIEPFRPLLDAYLLKHFPHEEDDQLLPSHKSTLVNILNQDIPMIDVDGVMTRSTVLNATESMVVSLTQRLHDGGHKLHLPLFESTQM
- the cas9 gene encoding type II CRISPR RNA-guided endonuclease Cas9 (Cas9, originally named Csn1, is the large, multifunctional signature protein of type II CRISPR/Cas systems. It is well known even to general audiences because its RNA-guided endonuclease activity has made it a popular tool for custom editing of eukaryotic genomes.), translated to MPKSAKPQQAYTLGLDIGIASVGAALLGQQHIIGLHVRTFDRAETAKEGEPLNKIRRDARLTRRRLQRRAHRLLRLRRLFKRHNLIPDTDTSTFISGQSPWELRAQGLDRQLTSAEWTTVLYHIVKHRGFHSNRKSEVKTDEKAGQMLSGVNQNQALLKQSGLRTMGELAARHEAFREAKRNKKGAYNHTFSRHDLEDELHLLFSRQRELGNPYATPELEDAVHTLLMQRRPALSGTNLLKMVGHCTLEPDEFRAPKASYTAERFIWLTKLNNLRVSGSGETRPLNESERQALLSKPFSQSKLTYKQVRKILELPDNIRFVGLHYHPAQDNGKSPENRVFFEAKAFHALRNVYKKAGLNLEWQRDSQNPEKLDNITYALTVFKEDKEAKQWLIEKGVEASVIEAVLNESFSEFVRLSIKALRKIIPHMEIGHRYDEAVKLAGYSHHSHLPQPSKTPYIPRFSKQSIANPVVSRALNQARKLVNAIVREYGPPDAVHIELARDLNKPFDERRKIEKDQEKYQKDKARDIETFQENFGFTPKGLQLTKWRLYREQSGKCAYSLKPLDINRLFEDGYVEIDHALPYSRSFNDGMNNKVLTLTTENRNKGNQTPYEYLDGASNSAQWRNFVAWVNSNKSYRASKQRNLLRKDFAAQAATEFRERHLTDTRYIAREFKRMVETHLKLNKPNQRCVVVSGQLTAYLRARWGLIKVRENGDLHHALDAAVVAACSHAMVKRLADYSRRGELQYARGHHFDPETGEIIDINALRKLDDHFPQPWTDFRRELLAWLSPDPAQQLKNLAYYTDERLKQVKPIRVSRAPTRRGLGAAHQETIRSAKYLGENRSTVKTPLEKLKLKDIPNIVGYEDPRNHQLIQAISQRLTEHGDDGKKAFKEPLYKPGNNKSTAPVVRSVKLFTVQKSGIPVRGGIANNGNMVRVDIFTKKERYFAVPVYVSDAARNELPNKAVARGKDGWIDIDDSFSFLFSLYPNDWVSVVVKPHEAPCEGYYAGLDISTGAIHIWAHDRNRSVGKNGLMRSIGIKTAHSVEKYHVDLLGNLYRVVHETRKPLRAGK
- a CDS encoding plasmid pRiA4b ORF-3 family protein yields the protein MDYLRKVYQLNISLLGVVPEVWRQVRVADSDTLASLHETLQVAMGWTNIHMHMFIKGQEKYGVPDDQFPDDTHNEQQVRLRQVLKKPGDSLLYIYDFGDAWEHRVVLEEVLPYDLSQRLPTCSGGARACPPEDVGGPPGYDEFLEAIVDRSHPEHDYMVRWIGGEFSPELFDINLTNQLLRENHLHIV
- a CDS encoding DUF3820 family protein, giving the protein MSGSDHHDSSPTMFDKQQLVKLAKLKMPFGKYQGTALIDLPEAYLIWFANRGFPEGELGQLMALTLEIKINGLESLIEPLKRIPTVH
- a CDS encoding NAD(P)/FAD-dependent oxidoreductase, whose product is MCAATAAQRGRDVLLLDNSRKVGKKILMSGGGRCNFTNLYVGPDNYVCHNPHFCKSALSRYTQWDFIALVERYGIAYHERDHGQLFCDDSSRQILNMLLAECNQAGVTLRAGCEVLSISYDEQYHLTTSEGEFCSPSLVVATGGLSIPTMGSSGFGYAIARQFGLNVLPQRAGLVPFTFSDRMKVLTERLAGISLPVSMSTADRSFTEQLLFTHRGLSGPVALQLSNYWQAGEPIRLDLLPDLTADHWLLELKKAHPRGLLKNLLAKRLAKKLVIEWIRLEWPEWEERPMAEIPDRVLGQIGEQLNGWKLKPAGTEGYRTAEVTLGGVDTDELSSKTMACRHQPGLFFIGEVVDVTGHLGGFNFQWAWSSGYTAGQFA
- a CDS encoding serine/threonine protein kinase encodes the protein MNHSLQIKVPGYRIERILGRGGMATVYLATQMSLGRPVALKVLHDPDTPQFFERFFNEGRYIARLNHSNLIAIFDIGQGDGFYYIAMEYLPGGDLKARIMQGLKPSQALKILSRLASCLAYVHGEGVIHRDIKPSNILFRNDGTPVLTDFGIAKLIQTDNDLTVTGTVMGSPHYLSPELAQGIRRVDGRSDLYSLGIILYEMLTGRKPYTADSFAATLMAHIQHPIPKLPEQFAELQPLLEKLLAKKPEDRFQNGVELLMNLQAVRSRLKAEKANSAEPAQPRTPSPQTTRRRRLNGLAYGGLAGLTLLAGLGLVLGQRTAETPAAPPETVLEVPATAMQPVAVVAPADIQAEPPDSGESPTESEEQAEQLSELATPVEPEPQPEPEPQPVDPEIKQLLEKAGQRLASDRLSYPEGNSARFYYNAVLKKDPDNAEARRGMVKIANRYADLAQANINRGRTLAARRQISQGLSVQPRHERLIRMLNQLNRPTPTRSIETIFDRLNPQNQR